A section of the Candidatus Dependentiae bacterium genome encodes:
- a CDS encoding (2Fe-2S)-binding protein gives MSDFKSPLGQRPDYLVCTCFGVMYSEICLAIKKGCKDFESLQDSLMVGTGCSSCVNEVKDILKESLAE, from the coding sequence ATGAGTGATTTTAAGAGCCCTTTGGGCCAACGTCCTGATTATTTGGTTTGCACTTGTTTTGGTGTAATGTATTCGGAAATTTGTTTAGCTATTAAAAAAGGCTGCAAGGATTTTGAAAGTTTGCAAGATTCTTTAATGGTCGGAACCGGCTGCAGCAGCTGTGTTAACGAAGTAAAAGATATCTTAAAAGAGAGTCTTGCAGAGTAG
- a CDS encoding NYN domain-containing protein: protein MIIVIDAYNVLKQALSVNHIADASRQQFINQLSRYGKLKGHSLICVFDGGPYENAHKERINSVYVVYSGMHESADEWIKQYMERYKAQDLLLISTDRELNRYVKAHGIESLDAVHFYAILQATLQSSGTGKKTSEQKLVKLGDQGENGLDELMEEASRIVVTKTEDMAGVAATRKSQAHTMSKKERKLLQQFKKL from the coding sequence ATGATTATTGTTATAGATGCATATAACGTTTTAAAGCAAGCTTTGAGTGTTAATCATATTGCTGATGCAAGTAGGCAGCAATTTATTAATCAGCTGAGTCGCTACGGCAAGCTCAAGGGGCATTCGTTGATATGTGTTTTTGATGGTGGGCCTTATGAAAATGCACACAAAGAGCGCATCAATAGCGTGTATGTTGTCTATTCGGGGATGCATGAAAGCGCCGATGAGTGGATAAAGCAGTATATGGAGCGCTACAAGGCTCAAGATCTTTTATTGATTTCGACCGATCGCGAACTGAATCGTTATGTTAAAGCTCATGGTATTGAATCGCTTGATGCCGTCCATTTTTATGCCATCTTGCAGGCGACATTGCAATCATCGGGCACCGGGAAAAAGACAAGTGAGCAAAAACTAGTTAAGCTTGGAGATCAAGGAGAAAATGGGCTTGATGAGTTGATGGAGGAAGCCAGTAGAATAGTGGTCACCAAAACAGAAGATATGGCTGGAGTGGCCGCTACGCGTAAAAGTCAGGCGCATACAATGTCAAAAAAAGAACGAAAACTGTTGCAACAATTTAAGAAGTTATAA
- the tsaE gene encoding tRNA (adenosine(37)-N6)-threonylcarbamoyltransferase complex ATPase subunit type 1 TsaE, protein MEKIIYGLEQIDDIVDMLYKKMNDYTVFTFSGTLGAGKTTLVRALLRRCGIQGVITSPTFTYVNLYENAQGQTFYHFDAYRLKNIEDFRAAGFDEYLYKPQSWVFIEWPEAVKPLLTHAVCYIALDYSDDKRIMTIETKA, encoded by the coding sequence ATGGAAAAGATAATTTACGGCCTCGAGCAGATTGATGATATTGTCGATATGCTTTATAAAAAAATGAATGATTATACGGTTTTTACGTTTTCCGGCACCTTGGGAGCTGGCAAGACCACTCTTGTTCGCGCCCTCTTGAGAAGGTGCGGTATTCAGGGTGTCATCACAAGTCCAACGTTTACCTATGTTAATCTCTATGAAAATGCTCAAGGTCAAACGTTTTATCATTTTGACGCCTATCGTCTTAAAAACATTGAAGATTTTAGGGCGGCCGGTTTTGATGAGTATTTATACAAGCCTCAAAGTTGGGTGTTTATTGAGTGGCCCGAAGCCGTTAAGCCCTTGTTGACCCACGCGGTGTGTTATATTGCCCTTGATTATAGTGACGATAAAAGAATAATGACCATTGAAACGAAGGCTTAA